A genomic stretch from Arachis stenosperma cultivar V10309 chromosome 3, arast.V10309.gnm1.PFL2, whole genome shotgun sequence includes:
- the LOC130965707 gene encoding uncharacterized protein LOC130965707 yields MPKQKRYKNLLKAAAAAANSSQDKSTAAANTSQVKSAAAANSSRDKSAASNSSRDKSAAASFSRDKSAAAASSFQDKSAASSSSKDKSAAVASSFRDKSAASSSSKDKSAVAASSSRDKSAASNSSEPSSVAATISEHPSEPKRKRGRESKHYWTVDAIDEYGDSTRLHLLVKDVHNLPEGLRIVVNFDKDYAAIGEAAGLLAGVCGQLATDCVAFPISFDKWSDIPTSFFENQWNIFFLARFCFKVSDNLAKRFLLQSLGKKWREHRIKLWNDFYDPRLSKTEIINNAPEDIAPDQWALFVEYRLKPETQKLCKRNQEIRQKQIIPHTSSAKSIARRRAELTEETGKEVNRVQMWDITHKKIDGSYVNEKAKEIAEKIEAHSSQQPMELTVNSPLDALGVVFGREHPGRVRSLGMGAVPTIAFKNNTTRISQMNLGSSNHVGTSSTCPNVQEELDTVKAQLQALVSYIASKEGGKLPIQLAGMFPTQQVSQGLDQESEIPSPKELGSRSSGASNKEA; encoded by the exons ATGCCAAAGCAAAAGAGGTACAAGAATCTACTTAAAGCAGCAGCCGCAGCTGCAAATTCTTCACAAGACAAGTCCACAGCAGCTGCAAATACATCACAAGTCAAGTCTGCAGCAGCTGCAAATTCCTCTCGGGACAAGTCGGCAGCTTCAAATTCCTCCCGGGATAAGTCAGCAGCTGCAAGTTTCTCTCGGGACAAGTCGGCAGCAGCTGCAAGTTCCTTTCAGGACAAGTCGGCAGCTTCAAGTTCCTCTAAAGACAAGTCGGCAGCAGTTGCAAGTTCCTTTCGGGACAAGTCGGCAGCTTCAAGTTCCTCTAAAGACAAGTCGGCAGTAGCTGCAAGTTCCTCCCGGGACAAGTCGGCAGCTTCAAATTCTTCTGAGCCATCATCAGTTGCTGCAACTATATCTGAGCATCCATCCGAACCTAAACGTAAACGTGGACGTGAATCTAAACATTATTGGACTGTTGATGCCATAG ATGAATACGGAGATAGTACACGTCTTCATTTATTAGTGAAGGATGTGCATAATTTGCCAGAAGGTTTGCGCATAGTTGTCAATTTTGATAAAGATTATGCAGCAATAGGAGAAGCAGCTGGACTCCTTGCAGGAGTTTGTGGGCAATTGGCCACTGATTGTGTTGCATTTCCAATTAGTTTTGACAAGTGGTCAGACATTCCAACAAgcttttttgaaaatcaatggAATATTTTTTTCCTA GCTCGATTTTGCTTCAAAGTGAGTGATAACTTGGCCAAACGATTTTTGCTCCAATCGCTTGGCAAAAAATGGAGGGAACATAGGATAAAGCTTTGGAATGATTTTTATGATCCGAGGTTGAGTAAAACCGAGATCATAAATAATGCACCAGAAGATATTGCTCCTGATCAATGGGCTTTATTCGTAGAATATCGTTTGAAGCCTGAAACTCAG AAACTTTGTAAGAGGAATCAAGAAATTCGGCAAAAACAAATAATTCCTCATACTTCAAGTGCTAAATCAATTGCAAGAAGAAGGGCTGAATTG ACGGAAGAGACAGGAAAAGAAGTTAATAGGGTTCAAATGTGGGACATCACTCACAAGAAAATAGATGGAAGTTATGTTAATGAAAAGGCTAAAGAAATAGCG GAGAAGATTGAAGCACATAGCAGCCAACAACCGATGGAATTAACTGTTAATTCTCCTCTTGATGCTCTTGGAGTAGTTTTTGGGAGAGAGCACCCTGGCCGTGTTCGAAGTTTAGGTATGGGAGCTGTTCCAACAATTGCTTTCAAGAACAACACCACAAGGATTAGTCAAATGAATTTAGGTTCTTCAAATCATGTTGGCACATCATCTACTTGTCCAAATGTGCAAGAGGAGTTGGATACTGTTAAAGCGCAATTGCAAGCGCTAGTATCCTATATTGCTTCTAAGGAAGGAGGTAAACTTCCAATACAATTGGCTGGAATGTTCCCTACTCAACAAGTTTCACAG GGATTGGATCAGGAGAGTGAGATTCCATCACCAAAAGAGTTAGGAAGTAGGTCttctggagcaagcaataaggAAGCATGA